In Hyalangium ruber, the DNA window ATTCCCGGCAGGCCGATGAGGAACACCCCCACGAACATGGCGTAGAGCACCACGGCCAGCAGCAGCGCGCGGCCGCGGCGCATGCCCGTGGCGGAGGAGAAGCCCAGCGCCATCAACCCCACGCTCCAGAGGTTGAAGAAGTCCACCGCCTTGAGCGCTCCCCGGAGCTTGGGCGACAGCCCCTCGAGCATCGCCAGGCTGGAGGGCACCAGGCTCTCCACCTGGGTCTCGCTCAGGGAGTACTGCGCGGAGGCGCACGCGGCGAAGATGAGATGGAAGAGGGCGATGGGCAGCATGGCGATGGCCGCCACCGCCATCATCCGGCCAAAGGCCGCCGGCGCGCCAAACAGCCACGCGGTGAGCCACAGCACCGCGGCCAGCAGCAGCACCTGCAGCGGCATGACGAAGACGCCCTTGGCGATGCCCCCCACCAGCGCCTTGCGCGAGGTGGTCTGGATCTCATCGGCCACCTCGCTCTCCGAGTACCGGGTCAGCTCGCCGGTCATCTGGAGCTTTTGAATGACCGCGGGTGCCGCGTTCCAGCGCAGGGCGAAGGACACCCCGGACAGCGAGACACACAGGCACAGCATCACCAGGGGCCACACCCACCGGCGGGCTTCGATGGCGGCCCCCATCCCATCGATCGGATCGACGAGGACGCGGGCCGGTTGGGCGAGAGAAGTCATAAGTTCGAGAGGTTCGGGCACTTTACGACGGGTGCCCCCAGGTCATTGCGTGAGCCACCGGGTTTGGGCGCCGAACAAGCGAGCAACCTGGCGCATTCCGTGGATTCGGGGGGTTAGCCCTACCTTGTAGCGCCCTGTAGCAGAAATTTTGCCGCCAGGATCGGGAGGGTGTATTTGCTCGGCAGCCCGCTTGCCGGAGCCTCAATGGTCGATAGCACGGATCTCGCGCAGGTACTCCACGAGGCGAAGGACATTGCGCAGAGCGTCGCACAGAAGCTCAGCTCCGCGCATGTGTTGCTCGCGCTCTTCACCGTGGACAACCCCGCGCAAGTTCTCCTGAGGGAGAAGGGTGTCGATGAGGACGGGCTGCTGGAGCGCATGACGGGTGCGCCCACGGAGGAGGAGCACCTCGTCCGGGACCTGTGTCAGCGCGCCCGCGTCATCGCCCAGCAGTGTGACTCGCGCGAGGCGGACTGCCTGCACCTGCTCATCGCCTTCGCCCGGGTGCGGTGCGCGGCCAACGACTTGCTGGCCCAGGCGGGCGTGGACCTCATCGGCCTGCGCACCACGGCGCTCTCCTACTTCACCAGCGGGCGCATGCCGCGCAAGCTGCAGCAGTCGAGCCGGGCGCAGCCTCCGCATGCGCTGGGTTCGCGCTATCCGCTGGGTCGCCCCCTGGGTGCCCCGCCCTCTCCCCTGCCCCAGGCCGCCGTGGCCTTGAGCCTGCCCCGGCCCACGCCGAGCCGGCCTTCGATGCCGGCGCTCTCGCCACGGGACCTCATTGATGAGGACGAGGGTCGGGACGAGGCGCCGGTCGCCGCGGAGCCTGCTCCCCAGGCGCCCGTGGCACGGGCCATTCCGGTGCCTCCCGCGCCGGCCTCCCTGCTGCCCCAGGCGCGCCCCGCGCTGCCGACGCCGGCGCCACTGTCGACGACGAAGCCGGGCTCGCTGGCGCTGGATGCCAAGCAGTACCCGCTGCTCACCTCGCTGGGCCGCAACCTGAGCGTGCTGGCCCAGGAGGGCAAGCTGGACCCCGTGGTGGGCCGCGCCAAGGAGATGGAGGAGGTCATCGACATCCTCGGCAAGCGGCGCACCAACAACCCGTGCCTGCTGGGCGAGGCGGGCGTGGGCAAGACGGCGGTGGTGGAGGGCGTGGCGCAGCAGCTGGTGACGCTGCGCGGAACGCTGGCGACCAAGGTCCTGGTGGAGCTGGACATGGCCTCGCTGGTGGCGGGCACGCAGCTGCGCGGCTCCTTCTCCGAGAAGCTCAACGCGCTGAAGGACGAGGTGCGCAAGGCGGACGGGCGCGTGGTGGTCTTCATCGATGAGATCCACACGCTGGTGGGCGCGGGCTCCACGGGCGAGGGCCCGCAGGATGCGGCCAACGAGCTGAAGACGGCGATGGCGCGCGGGGAGTTCCCCTGCATCGGCGCGACGACGCACGATGAGTTCCGCAAGTTCATCACGAACGATCCCGCGCTGGAGCGCCGCTTCACGCCGGTGGTGGTGAACGAGCCCTCGGTGCCGGAGACGGTGGAGATCCTCAAGGGCGTGATTGGCCGGTACGAGGAGCACCACGGGCTGCAGTACGCGCCCGAGGCGCTGGAGGCGGCCGCGTCCCTGGCGTCTCGCTACGTGACGGACCGCTTCATGCCAGACAAGGCGATCTCCGTGGCGGACCTTGCGGGCTCGCGCTGCCACCGCGAGGGCAAGGCGACGGTGGAGCCGGCGGACGTGGCGCGCGTGGTGGCGAAGCTGGCGGGCGTGCCCGAGGAGCGGCTGCTGCTCAATGACTCGGCGCGGCTGCTCAGCCTGGAGACGGACCTCGCCGGGCGCGTCATCGGCCACGAGGACGCGGTGAGCCGCATCGCCCGGGTCATCCGGCGCAACTACGCGGGCTTCGCCTCGCGGCGCCCCATGGGCTCGTTCTTGTTCCTGGGCCCCACGGGCGTGGGCAAGACGGAGATGGCGCGGGCGCTGGCCGAGGTGCTGTTCGGCAACCGCGACGCGCTGGTGCGGCTGGACATGAGCGAGATGTCCGAGTCGCACGGGGTGTCGCGGCTCATCGGCTCACCGGCCGGCTACGTGGGCTATGGCGAGGGTGGCCAGCTCAGCGAGCCGGTGCGTCGGCGCCCCTCCTCGGTGGTGGTGCTGGACGAAATCGAAAAGGCGCACCGCGAGGTGCAGATGCTCCTGCTCCAGGTGCTGGAGGAGGGCCGACTCACGGACGGCAAGGGCCGGCACATCGACTTCTCGAACACGGTCGTCATCATGACGACGAACCTGGGCGCCGAGGCATTCTCGCGCACGGGGCGCGCGCTGGGGTTCGGCGCGGATGCGGGCGCCGGGGGCCAGAGCGACATGGACATGGCCAGCAGCACGGCGCGCAAGGCCCTGCCGCCGGAGCTGTGGAACCGCATCGACGAGCGGCTGCCGTTCCGCCCGCTGCGCGAGGGCGAGGTGGCGCGGATCGCCACACTGCTGCTCAACGAGAGCAGCAAGCGGCTCGCGACGGAGCGCGGCATCGAATACGTGGCGGGCGAGGATGTGGTGAGCCACCTGCTGAAGTCGGGCGGGTTCGATCCGCAGCTGGGCGCCCGACCGATGCGTCAGGTGGTGCAGCGGCTGGTGGAAGGGCCGCTGGCCGAGCGCATCCTCCTGGGCGAGTTCGTCGCGGGAGACCGGGTGCGGGTGGCGGTGCAGGACAGCCAGCTCGCCTTCCAGCTCGAGACCGTCTGAGCCCTCAGCCGGGAAGGAGTCCCCTTTCCCGACGGGCGCTGGGCAAACCTGTCAGACAACCAGACAGGTTTGGCGGAAGCGCCACCGGGGCGGCCTTGGGGCGAACCCCACTGTCCTCCCGGAGTTGCGGGGTTTTCCCAGTGACGAAGACCGATGGCTGCTAAGGTCGGGCCCATGGCCACGCAGCGTCCGAGGGTCGTGGTGGTGGGCTCGGGTCGGCTTGGAGGCGCTCTCGCGCTCTCCCTCGCCGCCCGCCGCTGGCCCGTGCGAGTCCTCAGCCGCACCGAGGAGGGGCGCCGCCGCGCCCAGGCGCTCGGGCTGAAGCCGGCCACGCCCCAGGACCTGGCCCAGGCGCGAGTAGCGCTGCTCTGCGTTCCGGACAAGGCCGTGTCCGAAGTGGCCCGAGAGCAGGCGCGGACGCTCGGCAAGGGCGCGGCGCTGGTGCATTGCGCGGGCGCCCTGTCGCTTCAGGCGCTGGGGGCTCCGCGAGGCCGGGCGACGGGCTCGTTCCACCCGCTCTGCGCCGTGTCGGACCCGAGGGACTCGCTGGCGGGGCACGCCGTGGCGATCAGCACCCGCTCCCGCGCCTTGAAGGCCGTGCTCCAGCGGATGGCGAAGGACCTGGAGCTGAGCGTGCTGCATGTCCCCGAAGCGCGACGCGCCGCCTACCACGCGGGGGCCGTGTTGAGCGCGGGAGGCGCTGTGGCGCTCATGGCCACGGCGGTGGAAGCCATGGAGCACGCGGGCGTGTCCGCGGACCAAGCGCTCGCGGCGCTGCTGCCCCTGATGCGCTCGGCGCTGCGAGGAATGGAGGCCCGAGGCCTGGCGGGCGGGCTCACGGGCCCCGTGGTTCGGGGTGACGCGCCGGTGGTCGCGGCCCATCTCCAGGCGCTCCCGGAGGAGGTGGCGCCGGTGTACCGCCTGCTCTCGCTTCAAGCGCTGCGACTGGCCGAACCGCGACTTTCTCCCGAGGCTCGCGTGGCCCTCGCGAAGCTCCTCCAAGTCTCCCCTGGGAGGCGACGGCCATGAAGCTCACGAAGCTCCAGATCCACAAGTACCGGGGCGTGGCGCCTGGCACCGAGCTCCTGTTCAGCCCGTCGCTCAACCTGGTGCTGGGCAACAACGGTACGGGCCGGACGACGCTGCTGGAATTGCTCTCGATCGTCCTCTGCTCGGACTTCTCGGGGCTGGGTCAGGAGGAGTTCTCGCTGGAGTACGATCTCGAGCTGCCGGGAATGGACATCCACGTCACCGCGCGCAATGAGAGGCGCACGGGCCCCGTGCAGTTGGAGGGGGGCCTCGGCGACAACGCGGCGCTCTCCCGGCTCCGCGCGAAGGAGGCTCCTCCGGTCTTCGAGCCGCTGATCGAAGCGGCGCTGCGGCTCGAGGCACCGGACTCGCAGGTGGTGGTGCGCGCCAACGCCTCGGGCCTGTTCTGCGAGGTGGACGGCCAATCCGCCTACGCGCGGCGCATGCAGTGGTCGGTGCTGGATCGCTCCGTGTGGACGCTGATCTTCATGGTGGCCCAGTTCATCGCCCCGGAGGTGAAGGACCGGCTCAAGGAGCTGCTGCGCCGCACCTTCCTGCTGGGCCCCTCTCGCTTCGACGAGGCGCTGGGGATGTTCGAGCACATCGGCACCATCCGGTACGCCATGGAGATGCGCGCCGGAGAGGTGTTCCCATTGGGGCTCATGGCGCTGCCCACGTGGATGCCGGGATGGCTGCGCGCGAGGGTGGAGCGGGAGTCTCCCGGCACGGTCATCGAGTTCCCGCACCACGAGCTGGAGGGGAACTTCCTGGGGCGGTTCGTCTCGCTCGCCGGGTT includes these proteins:
- a CDS encoding YIP1 family protein, whose protein sequence is MTSLAQPARVLVDPIDGMGAAIEARRWVWPLVMLCLCVSLSGVSFALRWNAAPAVIQKLQMTGELTRYSESEVADEIQTTSRKALVGGIAKGVFVMPLQVLLLAAVLWLTAWLFGAPAAFGRMMAVAAIAMLPIALFHLIFAACASAQYSLSETQVESLVPSSLAMLEGLSPKLRGALKAVDFFNLWSVGLMALGFSSATGMRRGRALLLAVVLYAMFVGVFLIGLPGIMAGMAGGPGMGGGK
- a CDS encoding AAA family ATPase, whose amino-acid sequence is MVDSTDLAQVLHEAKDIAQSVAQKLSSAHVLLALFTVDNPAQVLLREKGVDEDGLLERMTGAPTEEEHLVRDLCQRARVIAQQCDSREADCLHLLIAFARVRCAANDLLAQAGVDLIGLRTTALSYFTSGRMPRKLQQSSRAQPPHALGSRYPLGRPLGAPPSPLPQAAVALSLPRPTPSRPSMPALSPRDLIDEDEGRDEAPVAAEPAPQAPVARAIPVPPAPASLLPQARPALPTPAPLSTTKPGSLALDAKQYPLLTSLGRNLSVLAQEGKLDPVVGRAKEMEEVIDILGKRRTNNPCLLGEAGVGKTAVVEGVAQQLVTLRGTLATKVLVELDMASLVAGTQLRGSFSEKLNALKDEVRKADGRVVVFIDEIHTLVGAGSTGEGPQDAANELKTAMARGEFPCIGATTHDEFRKFITNDPALERRFTPVVVNEPSVPETVEILKGVIGRYEEHHGLQYAPEALEAAASLASRYVTDRFMPDKAISVADLAGSRCHREGKATVEPADVARVVAKLAGVPEERLLLNDSARLLSLETDLAGRVIGHEDAVSRIARVIRRNYAGFASRRPMGSFLFLGPTGVGKTEMARALAEVLFGNRDALVRLDMSEMSESHGVSRLIGSPAGYVGYGEGGQLSEPVRRRPSSVVVLDEIEKAHREVQMLLLQVLEEGRLTDGKGRHIDFSNTVVIMTTNLGAEAFSRTGRALGFGADAGAGGQSDMDMASSTARKALPPELWNRIDERLPFRPLREGEVARIATLLLNESSKRLATERGIEYVAGEDVVSHLLKSGGFDPQLGARPMRQVVQRLVEGPLAERILLGEFVAGDRVRVAVQDSQLAFQLETV
- a CDS encoding Rossmann-like and DUF2520 domain-containing protein yields the protein MAAKVGPMATQRPRVVVVGSGRLGGALALSLAARRWPVRVLSRTEEGRRRAQALGLKPATPQDLAQARVALLCVPDKAVSEVAREQARTLGKGAALVHCAGALSLQALGAPRGRATGSFHPLCAVSDPRDSLAGHAVAISTRSRALKAVLQRMAKDLELSVLHVPEARRAAYHAGAVLSAGGAVALMATAVEAMEHAGVSADQALAALLPLMRSALRGMEARGLAGGLTGPVVRGDAPVVAAHLQALPEEVAPVYRLLSLQALRLAEPRLSPEARVALAKLLQVSPGRRRP
- a CDS encoding AAA family ATPase, which codes for MKLTKLQIHKYRGVAPGTELLFSPSLNLVLGNNGTGRTTLLELLSIVLCSDFSGLGQEEFSLEYDLELPGMDIHVTARNERRTGPVQLEGGLGDNAALSRLRAKEAPPVFEPLIEAALRLEAPDSQVVVRANASGLFCEVDGQSAYARRMQWSVLDRSVWTLIFMVAQFIAPEVKDRLKELLRRTFLLGPSRFDEALGMFEHIGTIRYAMEMRAGEVFPLGLMALPTWMPGWLRARVERESPGTVIEFPHHELEGNFLGRFVSLAGFASGKLRVEVLEKRTFEDGGRLGFGQFGFQFTRKDGTELTQAQLGHGQKRLLSFLYYLDVNEDFAVADELANGLQPRWVEACLREIGGRQAFLTSQNPLLFEYISFASTGDIRASLIHCDIGLRAGREWLVWTHPTGESAERLYEAIRARQRPLGELLRAHGLW